A stretch of Desulfotalea psychrophila LSv54 DNA encodes these proteins:
- a CDS encoding toprim domain-containing protein, giving the protein MKNKLAEKCYQALKASEYCSARTKENGRTIANLVCPVCGDKTAWAVQQEPYSINCNRANSCGAKTKTRDLFNITFDIEQEYKPTKSDPHKPAREYLKGRGLSAAVLEGLDFRYWKNTRQGLKTGAVMFPVGKDSQGKDVYNGRLFNPPQGEGKTHNNGSTSGLWWTHPARPLEASRPVAVVEGIIDALSLLQMEVQAIAVLSSGQDPAKLEGLEKYQLICAFDNDKAGTLATKKYLGAFSAAQAIMPPEGLDWNDILQRARGEGEQLFKENEQGYRCNANLSLAESAHHYGKLYYEYFGNAAGLFVFDGCTWYSEVRIRGEATQAKTERVGLFVIDVVSFINIGNQKQREYLYQLRVTPLAGRPVDCVASGKTLAAGRDFGAFLLSSAKVNFEGKNNAITALATMIATSKAPEVRQIPVAGYDPQTNWYVFDSFAIDPKGRLLQKDRRGLFRLDHSSMLSPAPQAGDKAITPLVGRSVDVGRIYSLFYAAWGANGAMAFSWTLASWFVNQIKARENFFPFLSLYGAPAAGKSALATKLQSVQGRDVEGLPLSQLNTKKGLARKMAGFSGIFTALLEDNQRNERSFDYSILLTAYNTGSLQVQAKFTNTLETAENPFLGALLFVQNNEPFNQKAEKQRVVSLNFKEKDLDGHTRCAFDELNNMAKEELATVIVEVLRKRGIIEANWYEEYRIAIADLELVQEERIRNNHAIVLAFHRLFCKLFEVEDIDIFSHVEQVGMAKEQSSAELEINEASTFFEQVFSLEGDQVKKYWHEVALPQGRTKIDYNSLYFSLQELIRLLHNNGLQPPRIQDLQKALRSHPAYISHGTNHRFPTSENESHSVQRKAWKFDLEKFRNLEAPPHQIA; this is encoded by the coding sequence ATGAAAAATAAACTTGCAGAAAAGTGCTACCAAGCACTTAAAGCATCGGAATATTGCTCTGCCCGCACCAAAGAGAATGGACGAACTATTGCTAATCTTGTTTGCCCAGTGTGTGGAGACAAGACCGCATGGGCTGTGCAGCAGGAACCCTATTCGATTAATTGCAATCGTGCCAATAGCTGTGGAGCCAAAACGAAAACCCGTGATCTGTTTAATATCACCTTTGATATTGAGCAGGAGTACAAGCCCACTAAGAGTGATCCGCATAAACCAGCCCGTGAATACTTGAAGGGGCGTGGTCTGTCGGCTGCCGTTTTGGAAGGGCTTGACTTTAGATACTGGAAGAACACTAGGCAGGGGCTTAAAACGGGGGCTGTGATGTTTCCCGTGGGGAAAGACTCTCAAGGTAAAGATGTCTACAATGGCAGGCTTTTTAATCCCCCTCAGGGTGAAGGGAAGACTCATAACAACGGCTCTACCTCGGGGCTATGGTGGACGCATCCTGCAAGGCCGCTTGAAGCATCGCGACCAGTGGCGGTTGTTGAAGGAATTATTGACGCGTTAAGCCTTCTTCAGATGGAAGTACAGGCAATAGCTGTTTTGTCATCGGGGCAAGATCCTGCCAAGCTTGAGGGTTTGGAGAAGTATCAATTGATCTGTGCTTTTGATAATGACAAGGCAGGAACACTGGCTACCAAAAAATATCTTGGCGCTTTTTCGGCTGCACAAGCAATCATGCCACCCGAAGGGCTAGATTGGAATGATATTTTGCAACGTGCAAGAGGCGAGGGAGAACAGCTTTTTAAAGAGAATGAACAGGGCTATAGGTGCAATGCGAATCTTTCTCTTGCTGAATCAGCCCATCATTACGGTAAATTATATTATGAATATTTTGGGAATGCAGCGGGGCTATTTGTTTTCGATGGTTGTACCTGGTACAGCGAGGTGCGAATACGTGGAGAAGCTACCCAAGCAAAGACCGAGCGTGTGGGGTTGTTTGTTATTGATGTAGTTTCTTTCATCAATATAGGCAATCAAAAGCAGAGGGAATACCTCTATCAGCTTCGTGTAACACCTTTGGCCGGTCGGCCTGTGGATTGTGTTGCTTCGGGTAAGACGCTAGCAGCAGGGCGTGATTTTGGTGCTTTTTTGCTGAGTAGTGCCAAGGTTAATTTTGAAGGTAAGAATAATGCTATAACGGCACTTGCAACGATGATAGCAACCAGTAAGGCTCCTGAGGTTCGGCAGATCCCCGTTGCTGGTTACGATCCGCAAACCAATTGGTATGTTTTTGACAGTTTCGCCATCGACCCCAAAGGAAGGCTTTTGCAGAAGGACAGGAGGGGGCTCTTTCGCTTAGACCATAGTTCAATGTTAAGTCCAGCACCACAAGCAGGAGATAAAGCTATAACCCCTCTTGTCGGGCGTTCTGTCGACGTGGGGAGGATTTATAGCCTTTTCTATGCTGCATGGGGGGCCAATGGCGCCATGGCTTTTTCGTGGACTCTGGCCAGTTGGTTTGTCAACCAGATCAAAGCGCGTGAGAATTTTTTTCCTTTCCTGTCACTATATGGAGCTCCTGCTGCGGGGAAAAGTGCTCTGGCAACTAAGCTACAATCCGTGCAAGGGCGTGATGTAGAAGGCTTGCCACTTTCGCAACTCAACACCAAGAAAGGCCTTGCTCGTAAAATGGCGGGGTTTTCTGGGATTTTCACAGCTCTCTTGGAGGATAACCAGCGCAACGAGCGGAGTTTTGACTATTCAATCTTGCTGACTGCCTATAACACAGGGAGCTTGCAAGTTCAGGCTAAGTTTACCAATACGCTTGAGACAGCAGAGAATCCTTTTTTGGGCGCCTTGCTTTTTGTTCAGAACAATGAGCCGTTCAATCAAAAAGCTGAAAAACAGAGGGTGGTAAGTTTGAATTTTAAAGAGAAAGATCTGGACGGACATACTCGATGTGCGTTTGATGAGCTTAATAACATGGCAAAGGAAGAGCTGGCCACCGTGATTGTAGAGGTTCTCAGGAAGAGAGGTATAATTGAGGCGAACTGGTATGAAGAATACCGAATAGCTATTGCCGATCTTGAGCTCGTACAAGAGGAGCGTATCCGGAATAATCATGCCATTGTTTTGGCTTTTCATCGTCTCTTTTGCAAATTGTTTGAGGTTGAGGATATAGATATTTTCTCCCATGTCGAGCAGGTGGGGATGGCAAAAGAACAGAGCTCGGCCGAGCTTGAAATCAATGAGGCATCAACCTTCTTTGAGCAGGTGTTTAGTCTTGAAGGTGACCAAGTAAAAAAATATTGGCATGAAGTGGCTTTGCCACAAGGAAGAACGAAGATTGACTACAATAGCCTGTATTTTTCTTTGCAGGAGTTGATAAGATTGCTGCATAACAATGGATTGCAACCGCCCAGAATTCAGGATCTGCAAAAAGCACTCCGTAGCCATCCTGCTTATATTTCTCATGGCACAAATCACCGCTTCCCCACCAGCGAAAACGAGAGCCATAGCGTGCAGCGTAAGGCATGGAAATTTGATTTAGAAAAATTTCGTAACCTTGAAGCGCCACCACACCAGATAGCTTGA
- a CDS encoding DUF2290 domain-containing protein codes for MTVKKTQCAIINILKILSERNLLYFYNIPVLQQDNESEMITWGRHERGACYNADGAFGKLFQYRSILENNAFHAILKDGAFIRVSYTFKRGKLKKHSLWYWPCPLLIPNDDIENETPLGALDLYMSNWEEYLVLRSPMRFDFDVEQQTIDHPASHLHFQASSCRMGVGHAMSFGTFIKYIFKNFYESEWNNNLSIWADLPIELDEENKNHIFDTQQNHPHLNWSNSSLP; via the coding sequence ATGACAGTAAAGAAGACTCAATGTGCCATTATCAATATACTTAAAATTCTTTCAGAAAGGAATTTGTTGTACTTTTACAACATACCAGTGCTTCAGCAAGATAATGAGTCCGAGATGATAACGTGGGGCAGGCATGAAAGAGGTGCCTGTTACAATGCTGATGGTGCATTTGGTAAATTATTTCAATACCGTTCAATATTGGAGAACAATGCATTTCATGCGATTCTCAAAGATGGTGCGTTTATCAGAGTTTCCTATACATTTAAAAGAGGTAAGCTAAAAAAGCACAGTCTATGGTATTGGCCATGCCCTTTACTGATTCCTAACGATGATATAGAGAATGAAACGCCACTTGGAGCATTAGATTTGTATATGTCAAACTGGGAAGAGTACCTTGTCCTCCGGTCTCCTATGCGTTTCGATTTTGATGTTGAGCAGCAAACTATAGATCATCCAGCTTCACATTTACATTTCCAAGCAAGTTCATGTCGAATGGGAGTGGGCCACGCTATGAGCTTTGGCACTTTCATTAAATATATATTTAAAAATTTTTATGAAAGCGAATGGAATAATAATCTCTCAATTTGGGCCGACCTACCTATAGAGCTAGACGAAGAAAATAAAAACCACATCTTCGACACACAACAAAACCATCCTCATCTCAACTGGTCTAATAGTTCTCTGCCATAA
- a CDS encoding DNA-processing protein DprA, translating into MSNYLTDDTKAIILLCGFFGKDSSTKPLSQGDYNKLVDWLISSGMRPKDLLQQENIDPAAKGSGIYQQRLEALLGRGVQLGFAVEEWQRNGIWIISRSDTDYPTRYKNHLGKQAPPLLFGVGDRSLLTGGGLAIIGSRNVDEIGGNFTREVGALCAQNRMPVVSGGARGVDQFSMTAALDAGGMTIGVLADSLLKKSLERTARKAIARGRLLLISACHPNARFTVGTAMGRNKLIYAMADYGLVVSAEHKKGGTWAGADEELKREHSIPVFVRQGNDVPLGNSKLLGLGAIAWPDKVDHQNLRGQLTELSSQCAQKSTQKNMSLLDFQERQKEPAKELPKAESIELTESSNVVEDTAAKHSVTTVYETVLPLILEKLESPTTVDELISSLDVVKTQLNVWLKKALEEKRVVKLTRPVKYQRISSKEQT; encoded by the coding sequence ATGAGTAACTATTTAACAGATGATACAAAGGCAATAATCCTGCTTTGCGGATTCTTTGGAAAAGACAGCTCTACCAAGCCATTGTCGCAGGGAGATTACAACAAGCTTGTTGATTGGTTGATCAGTTCTGGCATGCGACCAAAAGATTTGCTACAGCAAGAAAACATCGACCCAGCAGCAAAAGGATCAGGAATATACCAACAACGGTTAGAGGCCTTGCTCGGACGTGGAGTTCAACTAGGCTTCGCCGTTGAGGAGTGGCAGCGTAATGGTATCTGGATTATTAGCCGAAGTGATACTGACTACCCAACACGATACAAAAATCATTTGGGTAAGCAAGCTCCGCCATTGCTTTTTGGTGTTGGTGATCGCTCGTTACTAACTGGTGGTGGTCTCGCGATCATAGGTTCTCGAAATGTAGATGAAATAGGCGGGAATTTTACACGAGAGGTAGGTGCATTATGTGCTCAGAATAGGATGCCTGTCGTGTCAGGTGGTGCCCGTGGTGTAGATCAGTTTTCGATGACAGCGGCACTTGATGCCGGGGGCATGACTATTGGAGTTCTTGCCGATAGCCTTCTGAAAAAGAGCCTGGAACGTACTGCGCGTAAAGCAATTGCAAGGGGAAGGCTACTACTCATTTCTGCTTGTCACCCCAATGCACGGTTCACCGTTGGAACCGCTATGGGGCGAAATAAGCTTATTTATGCCATGGCTGATTATGGTCTGGTTGTAAGCGCCGAACATAAAAAAGGCGGAACTTGGGCTGGGGCAGATGAAGAGTTAAAACGAGAACACTCTATTCCTGTGTTCGTGAGGCAAGGGAACGATGTCCCACTCGGCAATTCAAAGCTTTTAGGCTTAGGTGCAATTGCTTGGCCAGACAAGGTTGACCATCAAAATCTAAGGGGACAGCTTACTGAGCTTTCGTCCCAATGTGCCCAAAAGAGTACTCAGAAAAATATGAGCCTACTCGACTTTCAAGAGAGGCAAAAAGAACCGGCCAAGGAGCTCCCTAAAGCAGAGAGTATCGAATTAACCGAGTCTTCCAATGTTGTTGAAGATACTGCTGCAAAACACTCAGTCACTACAGTGTATGAAACTGTTTTGCCCCTCATATTAGAAAAGCTTGAATCCCCCACAACGGTTGACGAACTAATATCATCGCTGGATGTGGTTAAAACACAACTCAATGTATGGTTGAAAAAAGCACTTGAGGAAAAAAGAGTGGTTAAGCTGACACGTCCAGTAAAATATCAAAGGATTAGTTCGAAAGAACAGACGTAA
- a CDS encoding DEAD/DEAH box helicase — protein MALDIVWGNVKNSTAAKILSETLQNLAIDGTLYLGYPIMASADNSTTVQALLLSKVPGLVAFNFPPIETCVEELQAQQDSLAYAIEGSLGRHDALREGRRLGVTANIVSFFPASNSFTNETNDKYYFAYPKNISLIFTKCAPVDESFFRSLVAAIQRVTTIKPIKKRTNVKGTDSRGAILKKLEVQIANLDQWQKKAAIETPEGAQRVRGLAGSGKTVVLALKAAYLHAEHPEWDIAITFNTRSLSQQFFDLVERFSIEHSGDKPNFEKLHILHAWGSYSASGIYSTIADSLNVPAMDFGTAKNQYGYNNAFHGACGELLTYAKSQPVELYDAVLIDEAQDLPVPFFQLVYLATKSPKRIVWAYDELQNLNNTQMTSVQHLFNGNVSINNVENSPQQDIILPICYRNTPWALTLAHALGFGIYRDDGLVQLFDELSLWQEIGYQIDSGNLNFDSDVTLSRRSDSCPRFFDDLLTKEDAVITKKFEDEIAQYEWIAEQINKNITEDELDPDDILIILPNALTAKTKYPLLAQSLQRHGIDSHLAGVSSRSDVFFIRNSVVVSSIYRAKGNEAPMVYLANSNYCAQGYELIKLRNTLFTAITRSRAWVRLCGYGRNMDILIDEIQRTVDNSYKLKFHVPTKGELAELRLINRDRTPEEKEKIRKAEESAKGILKLIEDGTLSPSNSAALQSLLESLGKNQTSTKPNQS, from the coding sequence ATGGCGTTAGATATAGTTTGGGGAAATGTTAAAAATTCAACTGCGGCTAAAATACTTTCGGAGACATTACAAAATCTTGCTATTGATGGAACCTTGTACCTTGGGTATCCAATAATGGCGTCTGCCGATAATTCAACAACCGTTCAGGCCTTGCTACTTTCTAAGGTGCCTGGGTTGGTAGCCTTTAATTTTCCACCAATAGAAACTTGTGTTGAAGAGCTTCAAGCCCAACAAGACAGTTTAGCTTATGCAATTGAAGGTAGTTTAGGCAGACACGACGCATTAAGAGAAGGAAGGCGTTTAGGTGTAACTGCAAATATAGTTTCGTTTTTTCCAGCTAGCAACAGCTTTACTAATGAAACCAATGATAAATATTATTTTGCTTATCCCAAAAACATTAGCTTAATATTCACAAAGTGCGCCCCTGTTGACGAATCTTTTTTTCGATCGCTAGTTGCTGCCATCCAAAGGGTCACAACAATAAAGCCGATTAAAAAAAGAACAAATGTAAAAGGAACTGATTCACGTGGAGCTATTTTAAAAAAACTTGAAGTACAAATAGCAAATTTGGATCAATGGCAAAAGAAAGCGGCAATAGAGACACCAGAAGGGGCGCAAAGAGTTCGGGGGTTAGCTGGATCAGGAAAGACAGTAGTACTGGCGTTAAAAGCTGCGTACCTACATGCAGAGCATCCTGAGTGGGATATTGCAATTACATTTAATACTCGATCTCTAAGCCAACAATTTTTTGATTTAGTAGAAAGATTTTCTATTGAGCATTCTGGAGATAAACCAAATTTTGAAAAACTCCATATTTTGCATGCTTGGGGTAGTTACAGTGCTTCTGGGATTTATTCAACTATCGCTGACTCACTTAATGTTCCAGCAATGGATTTTGGTACTGCAAAAAATCAATATGGTTACAATAATGCTTTTCATGGTGCCTGTGGAGAATTACTAACTTATGCGAAGTCGCAACCAGTAGAACTGTACGATGCTGTACTTATAGACGAAGCGCAAGACCTTCCAGTGCCATTTTTTCAACTTGTTTATCTAGCAACAAAATCACCTAAAAGAATTGTTTGGGCATACGATGAACTTCAAAATCTAAATAATACTCAGATGACTTCTGTACAGCATCTATTTAATGGGAATGTTTCTATTAATAATGTTGAAAACTCGCCGCAGCAAGATATTATTTTACCAATTTGCTACAGAAATACTCCATGGGCTTTGACTTTAGCTCATGCTCTAGGGTTTGGAATCTATCGTGACGATGGTCTTGTTCAACTCTTTGATGAACTGTCACTTTGGCAAGAGATCGGGTATCAAATAGATAGCGGAAATTTAAATTTTGACTCTGATGTAACACTCAGTCGGCGAAGCGATTCATGCCCTAGGTTTTTTGATGACTTATTGACAAAAGAAGATGCTGTTATTACGAAAAAGTTTGAGGATGAAATTGCACAGTATGAATGGATAGCAGAACAAATCAACAAAAATATCACTGAGGATGAGCTTGACCCTGATGATATTCTAATAATATTACCAAATGCATTAACAGCAAAAACAAAATACCCTTTACTTGCTCAATCATTACAAAGACATGGAATAGATAGTCATCTTGCTGGAGTATCTTCAAGGTCAGATGTTTTCTTTATTCGTAATTCAGTTGTAGTTTCTAGTATATACCGAGCAAAGGGAAATGAAGCTCCCATGGTTTATCTTGCAAATTCAAATTATTGCGCACAAGGGTATGAATTAATTAAGTTACGCAACACTTTGTTCACAGCTATAACACGATCTCGTGCATGGGTGCGTCTATGTGGGTATGGTCGTAATATGGACATCCTAATTGATGAAATCCAACGCACCGTGGACAATTCTTATAAGCTGAAGTTCCATGTTCCAACGAAAGGAGAACTTGCAGAATTAAGATTGATAAACAGAGATCGTACACCTGAAGAGAAAGAAAAAATTCGTAAAGCTGAAGAATCAGCAAAAGGAATCCTCAAATTAATTGAAGATGGAACCTTGTCTCCTAGTAATTCTGCTGCATTGCAATCTTTATTGGAAAGCTTAGGGAAAAATCAAACCTCAACTAAACCAAATCAAAGCTAA
- a CDS encoding recombinase family protein translates to MNIFLYGRVSTTDQDTGLQKQKLQAKYPEGVYREEKKSGTTTAGRGVLQLILDMIHEGDKLVVWKLDRLARNVLDLSKIVQELESKGATIEIIDQAIDTATASGRAFLQMLGVFAEFETNLRKERQLAGIAKAKADGKHLGRKAILSGTQKAEIKEKRAKGTSPTELAKEYGVSRASIYNIK, encoded by the coding sequence ATGAATATTTTTCTTTATGGTCGAGTATCAACAACAGATCAAGACACAGGTCTCCAAAAGCAGAAGCTACAGGCAAAATATCCAGAGGGTGTGTACAGGGAAGAAAAGAAGTCAGGTACAACCACAGCTGGACGTGGAGTCTTGCAACTTATCTTAGACATGATTCATGAGGGTGACAAACTCGTAGTATGGAAGCTTGACCGACTAGCAAGAAACGTATTGGATTTATCAAAGATCGTCCAGGAGCTTGAAAGCAAAGGTGCGACTATTGAAATTATTGATCAAGCGATAGATACAGCCACCGCCAGCGGTAGGGCTTTTTTGCAAATGTTGGGAGTCTTTGCAGAATTTGAAACGAACCTGAGGAAAGAGCGTCAGCTTGCAGGGATTGCAAAGGCTAAGGCTGATGGCAAGCACCTTGGTAGAAAAGCTATATTATCTGGCACTCAGAAAGCAGAAATTAAAGAAAAGAGAGCAAAGGGAACCAGCCCTACGGAACTGGCCAAAGAATACGGGGTTTCACGCGCCAGCATCTACAACATAAAATAG
- a CDS encoding type II toxin-antitoxin system HicA family toxin, whose translation MVKRDGLLLMSKKDKITNLLKKARKSPASVSFKELKKLVKAFGFVHDHTDGSHEQYKRHDDPYHFLNLQPREGDKKMAKIYQVRKFVQFIDDNSLEEGL comes from the coding sequence ATGGTAAAAAGAGACGGTTTGCTGCTTATGTCAAAAAAAGATAAAATTACAAATTTGCTAAAGAAAGCGAGGAAGAGTCCCGCGAGTGTCTCTTTTAAAGAGCTTAAAAAGCTAGTTAAGGCGTTTGGTTTTGTCCATGACCACACAGACGGCAGTCACGAACAGTACAAACGTCACGATGATCCATACCATTTTTTGAACCTCCAACCGAGGGAAGGAGATAAAAAAATGGCTAAGATTTATCAGGTAAGAAAGTTTGTGCAATTCATTGACGACAACTCATTAGAGGAAGGGCTATAG
- a CDS encoding RecQ family ATP-dependent DNA helicase codes for MKERAIGYLRNALNKPEANFRDGQWESIEQLLNNKRVLVVQRTGWGKSMVYFLATKLLREQGAGPTLLISPLLSLMRNQVEAATRIGVRAKTINSTNNEEWDTVQTELEANQVDVLLISPEKLGNDDFRQNILSTMADKVGLFVVDEAHCISDWGHDFRPKYRQIVRVLQALPSNIPVLATTATANNRVVDDVKSQLGDDIELIRGSLVRQSLRLQNITMPSSAARLAWLAQTIPKLPASGIVYTLTKRDADRVTEWLQLVNIDAKAYYNGVPNREDLEQQLFHNEVKVLVATVALGMGFDKPDLGFVIHFQRPSSVVHYYQQVGRAGRAVEEAYGILLSGTEDDQITDFFIRSAFPPQKHISEVIRVLDESNDGLSSYSMEKVLNLRTKQIMNTIDYLAAESPAPVVKVGTKWNATATASTYRINQENIDAITAIRRQEQQQMHEYMQHTGCLMAFLQDALDDPAPQNCGKCQNCAPELRLDESYDNDLANKAGLFLRRSYQPVKAKKKWPPHNPLPTYNFSGMIRENLIASEGRALSLWRDAGWGELIYKGKYEDNHFSDVLVTACVEMLREWAPEEAPKWVTCIPSINHPDLVPNFAKRLARALEIPFVDCVVKVQNNQQQKTMENSFQQARNLDGVFKVNLESRAYSPCLLIDDMVDSGWTFTVAAALLRQVGCTAVYPLALALNS; via the coding sequence ATGAAAGAAAGAGCAATAGGGTACCTGCGAAATGCCCTTAATAAACCAGAAGCAAATTTTCGTGATGGGCAATGGGAAAGTATTGAGCAGTTGCTGAATAACAAACGGGTTTTAGTCGTTCAGCGAACAGGTTGGGGAAAAAGCATGGTATACTTTCTTGCAACTAAGCTTTTGCGTGAGCAGGGGGCTGGTCCGACCCTATTGATATCACCACTTTTATCGCTAATGCGTAACCAAGTTGAGGCGGCTACACGAATTGGTGTTAGAGCAAAAACAATTAACAGTACCAATAATGAGGAATGGGACACCGTTCAAACAGAACTGGAAGCCAATCAAGTTGATGTACTGCTTATCTCACCTGAGAAGTTAGGTAATGATGATTTTCGACAGAATATCTTATCAACTATGGCTGATAAGGTAGGATTGTTTGTTGTGGATGAGGCACATTGTATTTCTGATTGGGGGCATGATTTCAGACCCAAGTACAGACAAATTGTACGGGTGCTCCAAGCTTTACCATCAAATATCCCTGTTCTTGCAACAACAGCGACTGCTAATAATAGGGTTGTAGATGACGTTAAATCGCAATTGGGTGATGACATTGAACTCATAAGAGGTTCACTTGTTCGTCAAAGCCTTAGACTTCAGAATATAACAATGCCAAGCTCTGCTGCGAGATTGGCTTGGCTTGCCCAGACCATTCCTAAACTTCCTGCTAGCGGCATCGTCTACACTTTGACAAAAAGGGATGCTGATAGAGTCACTGAGTGGCTTCAACTAGTTAATATAGATGCTAAAGCTTACTACAATGGTGTTCCTAACAGAGAGGATCTTGAACAACAGTTATTTCATAATGAAGTAAAAGTACTGGTCGCAACAGTTGCACTGGGGATGGGCTTTGATAAGCCTGATTTAGGGTTTGTTATCCATTTTCAAAGACCTAGTTCTGTTGTTCATTATTATCAGCAAGTTGGTCGTGCAGGGCGGGCTGTTGAAGAGGCATATGGCATTTTATTGAGTGGAACAGAAGACGATCAGATTACGGACTTCTTTATCCGTAGTGCTTTTCCTCCACAAAAACATATATCGGAAGTAATTAGGGTGCTTGATGAATCAAATGACGGTCTATCTTCTTACTCTATGGAAAAAGTTTTGAATCTTCGGACTAAACAAATTATGAACACCATAGACTATCTTGCTGCTGAGTCACCCGCACCAGTTGTAAAAGTTGGGACAAAGTGGAATGCGACTGCCACAGCTTCAACGTATAGAATTAACCAAGAAAACATAGATGCAATCACTGCCATTCGTCGCCAAGAACAGCAGCAAATGCATGAGTACATGCAACATACTGGTTGCTTAATGGCATTTCTGCAAGATGCACTGGATGATCCAGCACCTCAAAATTGTGGAAAATGCCAAAACTGCGCACCAGAGTTACGGCTCGATGAAAGCTACGATAATGACTTGGCCAATAAGGCGGGCCTTTTTTTGCGCCGGAGTTATCAACCCGTTAAAGCAAAAAAAAAATGGCCACCCCACAACCCGTTACCAACCTACAATTTTTCTGGCATGATACGAGAGAATTTAATAGCATCTGAGGGTCGTGCGTTAAGTCTCTGGCGTGATGCCGGATGGGGCGAATTGATTTATAAAGGGAAATATGAGGATAATCATTTTTCTGATGTCTTGGTGACAGCTTGTGTGGAAATGTTGCGAGAATGGGCACCCGAGGAGGCACCCAAATGGGTTACTTGTATACCATCTATCAACCATCCTGATTTGGTACCAAATTTCGCAAAACGTCTGGCTAGGGCGTTAGAGATACCGTTCGTAGATTGCGTTGTAAAAGTACAAAATAATCAACAACAAAAAACTATGGAAAACAGCTTTCAACAAGCAAGAAATTTGGATGGTGTTTTTAAGGTTAATCTCGAATCTAGAGCATATAGCCCATGCTTGCTTATTGATGACATGGTTGATTCTGGTTGGACTTTCACTGTTGCGGCTGCCCTATTACGACAAGTTGGTTGCACCGCAGTTTATCCTTTAGCTCTAGCGCTGAATTCTTAA
- a CDS encoding type II toxin-antitoxin system HicB family antitoxin — MKEKFTKKIHWSEEDGCFVVTFPEFPLLSAFGETQKEALKDARIVLEMAINSLKKNGISLPQVKQPEEDKGYSGQVRLRMGKELHRELVERSEKSGVSLNTYIVSQIGGVAKEAGISDKLDEILVNQGKMMGHHQDLLMKQEATFQEVSLSGVYEKRQTPGASLNEWTSVVKSDFESSVNTINLSSRG; from the coding sequence ATGAAAGAAAAATTTACGAAAAAAATCCATTGGAGTGAAGAAGATGGCTGTTTCGTTGTAACTTTCCCTGAGTTTCCTCTTTTGTCTGCTTTTGGCGAAACCCAAAAAGAGGCATTAAAGGATGCTCGTATTGTCCTTGAAATGGCTATTAATTCACTTAAGAAAAATGGGATTTCATTACCTCAAGTTAAGCAGCCAGAAGAAGATAAGGGGTATAGTGGGCAAGTTCGTCTCCGTATGGGAAAAGAGCTTCACCGTGAACTCGTAGAACGTTCCGAAAAAAGTGGTGTGTCCCTTAACACCTACATAGTCAGTCAAATTGGTGGGGTGGCAAAAGAAGCAGGCATTTCTGATAAGTTGGATGAGATACTTGTGAATCAAGGAAAAATGATGGGTCACCATCAAGATCTACTGATGAAGCAGGAGGCTACTTTTCAAGAGGTAAGTTTATCTGGTGTGTATGAGAAAAGACAAACGCCAGGGGCATCACTTAATGAGTGGACTTCTGTTGTTAAGTCTGATTTTGAGTCTTCTGTTAACACTATTAATTTATCATCTAGGGGTTAA
- a CDS encoding helix-turn-helix transcriptional regulator produces MNQKTTAPSHAVSPDILNHPERRIRLPEVKTLTGYSTASIYAKMANQSFPKAQKMGGRAVAWRLQDILAFLEGRPFIQQHVEVA; encoded by the coding sequence ATGAATCAAAAGACAACCGCACCATCCCACGCAGTAAGCCCAGATATTCTTAACCACCCAGAAAGACGTATACGCCTCCCAGAAGTAAAAACCCTCACAGGTTACAGTACGGCCTCGATCTATGCAAAAATGGCAAATCAGTCCTTTCCTAAAGCTCAGAAGATGGGAGGTCGTGCTGTCGCTTGGCGACTTCAAGACATTCTTGCTTTTTTAGAAGGACGTCCATTTATACAGCAGCATGTGGAGGTGGCGTAA